The stretch of DNA TGAACTCTTAAATGGGATTGGAAACAAGAATCAGAGCCTCGCATTGGGTTTTCTTGACAGCCAGAATTCATCCCGCGTGGTAAGGAAAATGACCTCTCAATATCTGGGACGCGAAGATTTATTAGAGCAGTGGCATTTATTAGAGTAGTTAAAATATACAGAAATGTTTTAAAGGTATGTTTGGATACTACTAGACTTCTCAAAATACTCAAAAGTTTTTATGATTTCgttttaaaacattatttaaataaaaaatactttttaatttttaatttttaacatttcatctaattattattcaaacacataaatcaatacaatttttatgaatttcaaaataaaaattataatcaaatatttttttaactttataatatttttaattttttttatttgtcataaaatatcttcactcgaaccatttcactattatagAGAgtctatataattttctttctttacatTGAATATATGAACATTATCCTTAAAGATGGAGAACTCTTATGTCGAATATATGATCTTTTATTACTATAAATATCTATATTGACGTactgataatattattttgtatcttGAATTATGTTGACAAtagtttttttgtattatatatatatatatatttatatatatattatcattagtTTACAACATGAAAAATGTTGCCAAGATGACTAACTCAAGAGGCcggtgaattttattttaaaatttaacaattataaattaaatatacaatataaaatgtgaagaGAATACTAATTAAGCAATACTAAATATAAAGAGCTATGGTGAAAAAGATGCAAACTatttcgtttggatagtgatatgagataaatagttttagataaaagttgaataaaattttattagaatattattttataatattattattgttttgagattttaaaaacttgaatggtttattatattttgtataaaaatttgagaaagtggtaatgatgagatgagatcgtttttgtatccaaatggggccttagtATTTTAACGAGGTTCAACCCCATGCACTGCCTATGCCATCAGCTCAAGTTACACCTTGAGTATTTTCAAATTCATTATTCAACCTCTTTTAGGTGGAAATAGAAAACATATTATACCCTTGAGCAACACCGTTTCAAAGAATTAGTATAGAACACATTCTACATTTACAATCACTTTCTGAATGGTGATTCAGCTATTCTTTGTGTAGAACTCCTACTGCACTTACAAGGGTTATACACACTCTTTACTATTTATACAAGAGTTGATAGTTGGTAGGTTATCAAAGTACATTCCTcaataagtgaaatgaaaacaGTACAATGCAAActatatttctcttaaaatgaATAAGTGTTAAGACTCAATGCTaaaaaagagagattgaaagttttttataaatgaatgatGTAAAGCTTGTAGTTGTTGTGCAATTTTGAAAATCTCAAATGAGCTATTTATTAGGGTTGAAAACTTATCCTATCGGTGTAGTTTTGGTCTAAAACCAAAACTAAACCGACATGTTAAAAGGTTGGTACCGAACGAAACCAGCCGACAGGGAGGGAGAGAAGGTTTCTAAGCTTATCCCCAAATTGACATTACAAATTCACAACAAATCAACTTCaaattcacaacaaaatcacaaatttacAACAAATCAACTCCAAACTCCATGGGTAGTTGTGTCAGTGTTTGTGTAACATCTCGTTCCCCTAGGGTTATggataaagttatttttagaaaatctcAGGGAAACAATATGCTACTgaacttgacttaaaaatattttttcttaaagaagCGCCAGATACaaagattccttataataaatgTAAtcgttttgtattaaaatactaaaatcataAAAGAGAATGCGTGAAAGTATTTATTAGAAATTTCTCAAACTCTGtactataaaaatcataacttaaaatctctgtACATGATCTAGGCATTGCCACGTCTCCCTAGGCCAAGTCTCATCCTTGCAATCTCTATgatcttcataaatattctaacttgaggtggtttaaaaacaaaataaattaaaatgagtcgaaaacttagtaagaaactcatcataacgtaaatatacttaacataaggcttttcataaaaaatctcATGCTGAGAATTTAAAAGCAATACCATTCGTACTTATGcttatgacatgcatgacttatTTTACTGGTTCACACACTTAATCATGTGTATAAGGTTGTACACTGGTTCCACATCCTGTGGCCACAAGGGAAATCGgtaatagtattctagcatactatggtagACCACGCTTAGATCCGTGTAAGAGTGTAATCGGTCTGTCTGGTCCAGGGGGGTCATGGATCGAAAATCTCGTGTGAATCATTTTTTCCGGACCAGACCGTTAGCTATCAGTCCATTCGGTCTGATTCTGTATgaacatccttttttttttttttagaaaaattaatacaaaaaattaattaaattaagatgaagTGATCTCtgtaacattttatatatggttaatgaatattaaataatttcattgtatatatgatcaatggtAATCccttagatgaaaattatataattaacttatacaactactatataaaataatatattatatataaaaaatatatatacagtcGGTTGGTCTCAGTCCAGTCTAAAAAAAGCACACCTCAAGATTGACCAATAAGACTATCGATCTGGTCCGGTCCAAACCAAACCATTTAGTCTGGTCGATTTTTCCAGTTCGGATCGATAATCTTACAACCCTAGATCtatggcttgcacatccactcaTAAATTACATTGGTACAATGCATTTGAATGACAATCTTATCAACTAATTTTATCTTATACTTGATCTTATGAATGCTTCCGTGTCTTATGCAatgtgagatgcatgacatgcataatatatacttaattatagcATACAAAATGAAACATGATCATGAATGATGAATGACGTACTTGCAAATAACATGACATGCGTAGTACATTAACATTGACTTCTAAAGAACTGactttagtaataatatatataattagctaacGTATGTAAATTCTAATTTATGATTAACCTACTTACCTCTTAGTGCTAATCTAATAATTCCAGCACTAAATCTATCACATATAAAATAGGCAcgtaatttatataaatctctaattaaatacgcactttgtaattaaaacctaaaatactaaaataacatatatttccTAATActataaaattcttataaatattttatgtgaaagagtAAATTTCTAAACTAGATATCATCCTTGTGAAACTGACCCCGATACCACAAGTTGAAAGTAAAAGCTCAAGGCACACAGACTTGTTTACAATTTAAAGGTATGAAGCAATCACTGCTAAATGCTCTAGAAAGTCTAACAACATTCGATTACTCCTTTCTTCAAATTCAGGTATTActttgctgctgctgctgctgctgctagcGTAGGTACAACTAAGCTAAACTTACCCCTCCTTCGCTAGCCACCATAATAACATTTAAGGTCCCgttagaatataaaaatattctcaactcatctcctctcatcattacaatttttctaaattttcatacaaacataataaacaatttaactttttcaaatctcaaaataataataatattaaaaaataatattctaacaatattttattcaactcatctaaaatcatcttatttcactatccaaatgagcttagaaaaagttgaattatttattatattttgtgtgaaaatttgaaaaaactataatgatgaaatgagacgATAtcgtttctctatccaaactAAAAAGACTTTTGGATGTTTTTTGGTAAAGGACAATGCTAGGGCTATTGAGAAATGTGATCCATCCATTGTACCAAATAGTGcaaattgcactttttttttcttttttcaaaatttttttaaacccctttaagaatttaaaaataaaaataaaaatcacaaacttattaaaaatacttccttaaccattaaatagaaaaacaaaatcaatagaCTTTGTTGgtgaaaatatcatttcccttttGGTAAAACACCACACTGTGAGATAAAtggaattataataatatataaagggAAGTCCGAACATGCTTTTACCGAAAGGCTAAAAGCCAAATGATCGACCAAAGACAACGCTCCTATCCTCTTGGCCATCTCCTACGCAGCTCATGGTGCATCTTCCTCATCGGTATTCATTCCTCTAGCACTCTGTGACTCAGCATGCTTATTTTGTCTTGGCGCAATGTCCTTGCCAAACCTGGCGCTTCTTCTCTTTAGAGCTTTGTTTGCTCACTCTAGATTTTCCATCTCCAGCGTCATCATTTTCATGTGCTCTTCCATCTTTATGAATCTTCCTTCCATATTTCTCGAAGTAGCCTCCTGATTGCAGGTTGCTTGAGAACGCTTTGTAGCAAGCATGCAAAGGACATGTTAATATTACCAAAATCTCATAGACATCACCActattgatgtcgtgtttcgcacccTTTTTCACGACCTCAATCAACCTACACCAGAGAGAATGTAAGGGCTCAGTGTGTCGGGAGAaacctccgatgcctaagtcagagTCTCGTATTTGCTAGATTAAAGTGGTAAAAATGATGAGCAAAAGTTCTCTCAAATCACTAGCTTCCATTGTTTATATAGGGGAGCATgcatttaattgatggagatcGCATAACAACCTGATTTTCTCTTCTAATTTCGTGAATGCTAGATATCTGGCTTTTGAATGAATGCTAATCTTAGGAGAAGTTACCATAGATGGTGGAGATCTCGGATATTTATCTGTTGAAGGAAGGTTTGTGAATATCCTCTCAATCGTGCCATTATTACGTGGTTAATGAGTCGGATAACCTACCAGTGCCCTCAAGGAGTCATTCTGTGTACCCCTCACTGTTGGTTTGTTGGACCCATGGTTGGCATTTGTGGACCTCTCTTAGGCTTCATCGGCCCATCGAGGAATATTGTCCCTCCAGTTATGTGAttcaaattgtttataaaaGCATTAAGTTTTGTCGTTGGATAGAATATCATATATTCGTACTCtgaaattatctaataattactcaCTAATCAAAAGAACTAGTATAGactatagtttgaaaaaataataaaaatcttgttGGATTGTAATATTTTAGGGGcaataatatagaaaattcgTAACATAATTTGaatcatttaaaaatctaaaaataaaaaaccaaatatgaaaagaaaagtactgaaagtttttaaaaaaatataagaaagacAATAAAAGAATAAACACGTATATCTTTAGGGAAATACTCTAGctacaaaaagattacataaaaataatctcacaaactgacgtgacttgatgtggttagtcagattataaagttacttttattgtaaagtagttCTAACAGATCAGATAAAACCATGTCAgattgtaagattatttttgtgtaatttctttgtggATGTAGAAGTcctcatatttttatatgtgtgtgtgtgaccttatatttttatgtcatgcatgcatatatttgATCTTAGGCAGATGATCATCGAAAGTTTCTACACCATTCCATCGCATTGAATTCTTTAATTACGAGCTAGATGTTTTCAAATCATGTagatcactatatattatatcttcTTACTTTAAAAGAATGGATTTTGTTTGATTAAAAGTGTATTTCCcttatttcaaaagaaattaaaaaaaaaaagtgtatatcCCTTTATGAAGAGTGTAAATATTTGGAAAATAGCTATATATTAAGCGATGGATCGTACGTGGATGTACTAGGCTAGGCTATATTTTATGGTGCTTGGTGAACTAGATGTATGGTATTGGTGTAGAACCAAGTACTACAACATCAATCTATTTGGGGTTCTCTTTAATAATCAAATATGAAAGAATTAAACAAACAATATGATCTATGTGatattcattttcatgtttGTGCAATATGCATGGCTCGCTCCTTTGACTTGGAGCTGAATCAGGCGTTGTAATGGTATAAGAAAGCTGAAATGAGAGACAGCAAGGGACACGTGTAAGACTTCAAATGCCAATAGCCAATTTAATGGATGCAATAGCCAGGACTCGTGTCATTTTGATTGCTGTAAATAAGAGTGTTTTGACTGACTCAAGCACCTGTGTGTCATTCTAGTATCGCTCAACTTCCCCTATTTCGCCGCGTCTGTACCCTTACGTGGCCTCTACCGCTCCCTTTCTTGATTACCTCCCTTCACCATCGGATAACTCTCTACCTGTATATTAAGGAAGGTCTCTCCGCTTAGCCAATTCATTGTAGTATATATACGTAGCATCAGCAATATTCAGCACTAGCGTGGTCATTGAAAATTAAGCAAGTTTGTCAGGAAAATCCCATCCCAAAACAGAAATGGCATTCGAACAGAAAAGAGAAGAACTTGACGCAAAGGCAAGGCAGGGAGAGACCGTGGTTCCAGGAGGAACTGGGGGAAAGAGCCTTGAAGCCCAGGAGAACCTTGCTGAAGGTATATATAGCTTGTGTTTGTGTGTTTCTGGAGTCAAATCGTTTAAAAGTTTTGCAGTGGAGTACGTTGAATATTCATGGTAATAagattgcatgcatgtttttgTGCTAATGGTACTGCATGGGTGATGAATGAAGGACGGAGCCGAGGAGGGCAGACGAGGAAGGAGCAGTTGGGACTAGATGGGTACCAGGAGCTGGGAAGCAAAGGAGGACAGACGAGGAAGGAGCAGATAGGACACGAGGGGTATCAGGAGATGGGCCGCAAAGGCGGACTCAGCACCACTGACAAGTCTGGAGGAGAGCGTGCTGCTGAGGAAGGCATCGAGATTGATGAATCCAAATTCAGGACTAGGGACCGCTAATAACTACATGTAAACAAAATGTTTTAAGGAGTTCAGGCTGGGCTTTGCGTTTTGTTTCTTCAGGCCGTCTTTGTTGATAAGCCAGGTGTCTAATAATGACAGTCATGTATTAGTGTGTCTAGGtgttttttttggataaatggTACTCTTAGGATGTCGGTTTTTTGGGGACCGTTACTGCCTGTTTTTGTATGTTAATTTAACAGTTTGTTATATCACTTTCCGTGCATGGTACGTAGATGATCACTTTGGTTGAATTTTATCTTGAAACGCGGCAACTTCGATCGTGTGAGAACGACCTGAATGCAGTCTCTGACCATCTATACAGATAAAAGGAAACGGGTGTGTTTGCATCCAGAAAGTGGGATTAGGGAATCAGCAAATTCGTGGGCCTCAACTGTAGCTCCAACATCAAGATAAATATCAGAGAGATTAGAAACGATAGCAActgaaaaatccaaattataaagGAGTAATGCTAAATGGAATCGAATCCAGAATGAAAAGCCACATCCCGCACAATGCTAGCAGCAGGGATATCAACAAAAAAGAGCACAACCGTATAACAAAATTTACAGCAACTGCTTTCTCCGAGGATGTCTACTTTTGAGCCCTCTCCAGGCAAAGAAAAAGGGGAAACCCTCGCATAGTTTAATCAGGATCAACATGATTAGTAACTCTCTATCAGCTTTTGGCGCAGTTTGTGCACCTAATTAGTAACTGTTCAGCGGGCTTTTGTTTCTGCACTTGTCTCCTCTCTCTCCACACAGCGGCATTTGGTCATCGGCTCCTGATAAAATCAATGGCTGGTTGCAAAAGCAGTCACCAAAAGACCAAGCACGAGAAATGGCTGGGCGCTTGCCTGGAACAtacaaaatattcttttattttttggtgcAAAAGGACTAGTATGAGGTAAAGCAAAATGCTCGAATTTTTTCGAGATTATACgttaatagtgaaataatttgtaaataataatgaaataatagcAAACTGTTTGTTACTAGTAGTAAAGTACGTAGTCGAACagttatatttcaaaataaacttTAAATGGGCAAAAGAATGTATTATGTACAgtgaagaatataatataaataataaatctatatttttcttataagtttTTAGAATAAATGTTGATTTTACATGATATTAAAATAGAGGTTTTTAAATCCTAACTCTACAATCTACACTATTATTGGGCAAATTTATTGAGGGAAACTATTAGTTCAGACAAGTGGtcagaatataatataaataattacatattcgTTGGGCTTATTTATTGACAAAAATCTTGTCTACATGTGAAGGGAAGTAGTGACACACTGACATGAGGCATGGAGGAGTTTGATCCCCTCGTAAAAAGCTCCTATTTGGGTCGTTTTGGAGGTCTGTGTTATGTCATGTGACATAATGAATTACAAGGCTATCTAGCTAGTCGATCAagttcattaaataattattcagAAGTAGAAGCCTCATTCTCAAAAAGCTCGATTTGGCAGTAACTTCACATTTCATAAAGAGTCCTGAATATTATACCTGATATTTAACATCATACTTAACAGGGTCCTTCAGGAAATACTGAAACTGcagtgcacaaaaaaaaaaaaaaaaatggtattagCAGAGTGCTTATTACGGATATAGCACGTATCGTAGCTAGAAGCAAATGGgcaaagaataaaataacaaaacagaaaatattcatGGTTGAACCGTAATATCGACAGTAAGGAGTGCACCTAATTACAATtgttagttaattaattaaaacgaatatataatttttaattttatataaactataagtcctaatttcattttcaactgGAGTAAGTGATGAAGTTCCATTAATGCAAGTGCTTTACCTGAAAAACGACTTGAGGTATTATCAAAGCAAGTAAGGCTAAGGCATGGTGTGGTTTACCAGCCCCTAGCAGATAACCTGCAATCATATAAATTCATCATGGAATGAAGGCAAATTTTCACGAGGTATCAGCAATAAAACGAAATATGGGTTtcaatgaatattaatattggaaatagaaaaaaaaatgatttaccaGCTACAGAGATCTGAGTTATGTCAATAGCGGCAACACAAATCCATTTGGCAGTTTCTGCTCCAAAAGCAACTGGAAGTGACTGCCCGAACGACATTATTAAGTTTATGAAAGCATCTTCTAATTAGATGGTCAATTCTAAATTGTTGCCAACATAGCAATAATTCGTATTACCAAAGGGTAAGAAACAATGGAGAACTGGAGGTACCTGAAGTCCTAGTGCTCTGTCTCCTTCAATACTTTTGAAATCATTGACAATGGCAATACCCAACTGAAATGTGATGTAGCCATAATCAAATATTGATGATTGGATCACATATTTAACATACATGATGTAATATACCCCTGATAGTGTGATTATGTATAAAAAGGTAGTGAATGAGATCCCATATTGTTTGTGAGGGAGAAGTTCAAGC from Juglans regia cultivar Chandler chromosome 4, Walnut 2.0, whole genome shotgun sequence encodes:
- the LOC108995112 gene encoding protein SLE1, with product MAFEQKREELDAKARQGETVVPGGTGGKSLEAQENLAEGRSRGGQTRKEQLGLDGYQELGSKGGQTRKEQIGHEGYQEMGRKGGLSTTDKSGGERAAEEGIEIDESKFRTRDR